The proteins below come from a single Myxococcota bacterium genomic window:
- a CDS encoding AAA family ATPase has protein sequence MYEAFFGLKEPPFSLTPDPRFLWLSDTHKEGLAALVYGITRHKGFLLLTGEVGTGKTTLLRAALDQIPPDTDTALILNTIDLSPLDLLKLIAAEFGLEGAMQTKADYLIALNRMLLERLRARRNTVLIIDEAQNLDAAALEEVRLLSNLETDTEKLMQIVLTGQPELLRKLSHPSLRQLRQRIAIEHHVEPLAEADVHDYLAHRLSVAGGRFEDVFEPGVEPAFFAFSHGCPRLISLLADRVLLAAYAADQRPATRELVERKAKSMTTIRTIGTSMTPGEVGAER, from the coding sequence ATGTACGAAGCCTTCTTCGGCCTCAAAGAGCCGCCCTTCTCGCTGACGCCCGATCCGCGGTTCCTGTGGCTCTCCGACACCCACAAGGAAGGCCTCGCCGCGCTCGTCTACGGCATCACGCGGCACAAGGGGTTCCTGCTCCTCACGGGCGAGGTCGGGACCGGCAAGACGACCCTGCTGCGCGCTGCGCTCGACCAGATCCCCCCCGACACCGACACCGCGCTCATCCTCAACACGATCGACCTCTCCCCTCTCGACCTGCTGAAGCTGATCGCGGCCGAGTTCGGCCTCGAGGGCGCGATGCAGACGAAGGCGGACTACCTGATCGCGCTCAACCGGATGCTGCTCGAGCGGCTGCGCGCCCGCCGCAACACGGTGCTCATCATCGACGAAGCGCAGAACCTCGACGCCGCGGCGCTCGAAGAGGTGCGCCTCCTCTCGAATCTCGAGACCGACACCGAGAAGCTCATGCAGATCGTGCTCACCGGGCAGCCCGAGCTGCTGCGCAAGCTCTCGCATCCGTCGCTCCGCCAGCTCCGCCAGCGGATCGCGATCGAGCACCACGTCGAGCCGCTCGCCGAGGCCGACGTCCACGACTACCTCGCGCATCGCCTCTCCGTCGCGGGCGGTCGCTTCGAGGACGTCTTCGAGCCCGGTGTCGAGCCGGCCTTCTTCGCGTTCTCCCACGGCTGCCCGCGACTGATCAGCCTGCTCGCCGATCGCGTGCTGCTCGCCGCCTACGCGGCGGACCAGCGCCCCGCGACCCGCGAGCTCGTCGAGCGCAAGGCGAAGTCGATGACTACGATCCGCACGATCGGAACGTCGATGACGCCCGGCGAGGTGGGAGCCGAACGCTAG
- a CDS encoding sugar transferase, producing MLKERGRQLHLAFMVIDAALTVGLFAWVARQMIRRPETVTEVGLVTLLALAAISGLAWPLILGRFGIYESQRRDALSQTFARLLAGNGLGALLLSGLAALLDAPLAPAFPLVFATTTFFAQATLRAGLYGVLHVARRTGHNTRTVVVIGAGPRASRALATIDQHPEWGLRVLGFVDDGEPGFAPHVPVELIHKMVELPGLLRDSSVDEVLVACPRSMLDSLVPVVRECAQIGVPVTLLTDLFGDELPPPRVGRFDSLGTVTFAPVHHNEMELAVKRGVDIAGATLGLLLAAPVVGLAALAIKLDDGGPVLFRQWRCGLNGRQFPMLKLRTMVPDADRMKADLLHLNELDGPVFKIKDDPRVTRVGRVLRKWSIDELPQFWNVLIGEMSLVGPRPPTPDEVVLYEGGDRRRLSMRPGLTCLWAVAGRNQIRFDEWMRLDLEYIDTWDLGQDFRILARTIPAILSGRGAS from the coding sequence ATGCTGAAGGAGCGCGGACGACAGCTGCACCTGGCGTTCATGGTGATCGACGCGGCCCTCACGGTCGGGTTGTTCGCCTGGGTGGCGCGCCAGATGATCCGCCGGCCCGAGACGGTGACCGAGGTGGGTCTCGTGACCCTCCTCGCGCTCGCCGCGATCTCGGGTCTCGCGTGGCCGCTGATCCTCGGGCGCTTCGGGATCTACGAGTCGCAGCGGCGCGACGCCCTGAGCCAGACCTTCGCGCGCCTCCTCGCCGGGAACGGCCTCGGCGCGCTCCTGCTCTCGGGCCTCGCCGCGCTGCTCGACGCGCCGCTCGCCCCGGCGTTCCCGCTCGTGTTCGCGACCACGACGTTCTTCGCGCAGGCGACGCTGCGCGCCGGCCTCTACGGCGTCCTCCACGTCGCGCGCCGCACGGGACACAACACGCGCACCGTCGTCGTGATCGGCGCCGGACCGCGCGCGTCGCGGGCCCTCGCGACGATCGACCAGCACCCGGAGTGGGGCCTGCGCGTGCTCGGCTTCGTCGACGACGGCGAGCCCGGCTTCGCGCCGCACGTCCCGGTCGAGCTCATCCACAAGATGGTCGAGCTGCCGGGCCTCCTGCGGGACTCGTCCGTCGACGAGGTGCTGGTCGCGTGCCCGCGTTCGATGCTCGACTCGCTGGTCCCGGTCGTGCGCGAGTGCGCCCAGATCGGCGTGCCCGTCACGCTCCTGACGGACCTGTTCGGCGACGAGCTCCCGCCGCCGCGCGTGGGCCGCTTCGACTCGCTCGGGACGGTCACGTTCGCGCCCGTGCACCACAACGAGATGGAGCTCGCCGTGAAGCGCGGCGTCGACATCGCGGGCGCGACGCTCGGGCTCCTGCTCGCCGCGCCGGTCGTCGGGCTCGCGGCGCTCGCGATCAAGCTCGACGACGGCGGGCCGGTGCTGTTCCGGCAGTGGCGCTGCGGCCTGAACGGCCGTCAGTTCCCGATGCTCAAGCTGCGGACGATGGTGCCGGACGCCGACCGCATGAAGGCCGACCTGCTCCACCTCAACGAGCTCGACGGTCCGGTGTTCAAGATCAAGGACGACCCGCGCGTGACGCGCGTCGGGCGCGTGCTGCGCAAGTGGAGCATCGACGAGCTCCCGCAGTTCTGGAACGTGCTGATCGGCGAGATGAGCCTCGTCGGTCCGCGCCCGCCGACACCCGACGAAGTCGTGTTGTACGAAGGCGGCGATCGCCGCCGCCTGTCCATGCGTCCGGGTCTCACGTGTCTGTGGGCCGTGGCGGGACGAAACCAGATCCGCTTCGACGAGTGGATGCGACTCGATCTCGAGTACATCGACACGTGGGATCTCGGCCAGGACTTCCGCATCCTGGCGCGCACGATCCCCGCGATCCTCAGCGGACGCGGCGCGAGCTAG
- a CDS encoding polysaccharide biosynthesis/export family protein — translation MRIRIGSPAHHVAMRRVAVAVATALLAGCASAPPPVAPIPSAYRIGAPDVLDIRVLPDPMIQRTATVRPDGYITFDLIGDVKAADRTTEEIATDIEQRIARFKRDARVTVAVERAQSNVVAVFGEVGREGTVALTQQTRVADAIARQGGMGFLAWESRVRLIRTDGEQTTVMRVNMAAIQRGDLSTNVLLEGGDIIVVRPTPLGQFGYLIQSILFPFTSIAGPGASAANIATRVF, via the coding sequence GTGCGAATCCGGATCGGCTCACCGGCCCACCACGTGGCCATGCGACGCGTCGCCGTCGCCGTCGCCACGGCACTCCTCGCTGGCTGCGCCTCGGCGCCTCCGCCCGTCGCTCCGATTCCCTCCGCCTACCGCATCGGCGCGCCCGATGTCCTCGACATCCGCGTGCTTCCGGATCCGATGATCCAGCGCACCGCCACGGTGCGACCCGACGGCTACATCACGTTCGATCTGATCGGCGACGTGAAGGCCGCGGATCGCACGACAGAGGAGATCGCGACCGACATCGAGCAGCGGATCGCGCGCTTCAAGCGCGACGCGCGCGTGACGGTCGCGGTCGAGCGCGCGCAGAGCAACGTCGTCGCGGTGTTCGGCGAGGTCGGGCGCGAAGGCACGGTGGCGCTCACCCAGCAGACCCGCGTCGCGGATGCGATCGCGCGCCAGGGCGGCATGGGCTTCCTCGCATGGGAGAGCCGCGTGCGGCTGATCCGGACCGACGGCGAGCAGACGACCGTCATGCGCGTGAACATGGCGGCCATCCAGCGCGGCGACCTGTCGACCAACGTGCTGCTCGAGGGCGGCGACATCATCGTCGTCCGGCCGACCCCGCTCGGGCAGTTCGGCTACCTGATCCAGTCGATCCTGTTCCCGTTCACGTCGATCGCCGGGCCCGGCGCTTCGGCGGCGAACATCGCGACGCGCGTCTTCTGA
- a CDS encoding FHA domain-containing protein — MARLEIRNGEFAGMTYELGKDETLIGRNPTTDITLLDEGISREHAVILADETTGGHVIEDLQSTNGTKVNGKRVRSAELQDGDEIQIGHTCFLYQAH, encoded by the coding sequence GTGGCACGACTCGAGATCCGCAACGGCGAGTTCGCCGGCATGACCTACGAGCTCGGCAAGGACGAGACGCTGATCGGCCGCAATCCGACGACCGACATCACGCTGCTCGACGAGGGCATCAGTCGCGAGCACGCGGTGATCCTCGCCGACGAGACCACCGGCGGTCACGTGATCGAGGATCTGCAGTCGACGAACGGAACCAAGGTCAACGGCAAGCGCGTGCGCTCGGCCGAGCTCCAGGACGGCGACGAGATCCAGATCGGGCACACCTGCTTCCTGTACCAGGCGCACTGA
- a CDS encoding carbon-nitrogen hydrolase family protein, with protein MRVALVQLSSTDDVERNLAAARAGIDEGVAAGAAFVALPEAFAFLRREGARIPEPGALATRVAGWLSEVARERGVWLLGGSIPEPARDGRLHNTTLVLAPDGRVAGRYRKIHLFDVDLDGSGRFRESDVYAPGRDPIVVATPFGGVGLSICYDLRFPELYRRLVDAGARWLCVPSAFTRETGAAHWEVLLRARAIESQCFVLAPAQCGHHGPDRASFGHSLVVDPWGGVLARAGDEPTVLVADCDPAAIERARRAVPSLRNRRL; from the coding sequence GTGCGCGTCGCGCTCGTGCAGCTGTCCTCGACGGACGACGTCGAGCGCAACCTCGCGGCCGCGCGCGCCGGCATCGACGAGGGCGTGGCGGCCGGAGCGGCCTTCGTCGCCCTCCCCGAGGCGTTCGCCTTCCTGCGGCGCGAGGGCGCGCGCATCCCGGAGCCCGGAGCGCTCGCGACGCGCGTCGCCGGGTGGCTGTCGGAGGTCGCGCGCGAGCGCGGCGTCTGGCTGCTCGGCGGGAGCATCCCCGAGCCCGCGCGCGACGGCCGGCTGCACAACACGACGCTCGTGCTCGCTCCCGACGGCCGCGTCGCCGGGCGGTACCGGAAGATCCACCTGTTCGACGTCGACCTGGATGGCAGCGGCCGTTTCCGAGAGTCGGACGTCTACGCTCCCGGCCGCGATCCGATCGTCGTCGCGACGCCGTTCGGCGGGGTCGGCCTGTCGATCTGCTACGACCTCCGCTTCCCCGAGCTGTACCGGCGCCTCGTCGACGCGGGCGCGCGCTGGCTCTGCGTGCCGAGCGCATTCACGCGCGAGACGGGCGCCGCGCACTGGGAGGTGCTCCTGCGCGCCCGTGCGATCGAGAGCCAGTGCTTCGTGCTGGCTCCCGCGCAGTGCGGCCACCATGGCCCCGACCGCGCGAGCTTCGGCCACTCGCTCGTCGTCGATCCGTGGGGAGGCGTGCTCGCACGAGCGGGCGACGAGCCGACGGTGCTCGTCGCCGACTGCGACCCTGCGGCGATCGAGCGCGCGCGCCGCGCCGTCCCGTCGCTCCGCAACCGGAGGCTGTGA
- a CDS encoding sigma 54-interacting transcriptional regulator, translating to MGSSAAIMRAVDLATAAARARGPVALVGAPGTGRTHLARAIHGWSAREAAPFVDLSIAAIAVSRQIAEIFHPGGALERAGDGTLLLRDFGLLSDAARGAVVRAVEEGTYRSDGLAEAAPLRARILIAVDDGASVPGGWTEIEVPSLAERVEDIPALAAQFLAQFAEQQGVAPVGFTAEARRWLVEEPWPGNVRELRERVRQALRLAGGGAISIEALMLATEGDDIPSFKEAKRAFETRYVESLLRRCGGNISRAARLAKKDRKDFYDVIRRTGVDPQDFRS from the coding sequence GTGGGCTCGAGCGCGGCCATCATGCGCGCGGTCGATCTCGCGACGGCGGCCGCGCGCGCTCGCGGGCCGGTCGCACTCGTCGGCGCTCCGGGCACCGGCCGCACGCATCTCGCGCGGGCGATCCACGGATGGAGCGCGCGAGAGGCGGCGCCCTTCGTCGACCTGTCGATCGCGGCGATCGCCGTCTCCCGGCAGATCGCCGAGATCTTCCATCCCGGCGGAGCCCTCGAGCGCGCGGGCGACGGGACGCTCCTGCTGCGCGACTTCGGGCTGCTGAGCGATGCCGCGCGCGGCGCGGTCGTCCGCGCCGTCGAGGAAGGCACCTATCGCAGCGACGGCCTCGCCGAGGCGGCGCCGCTGCGCGCCCGCATCCTGATCGCGGTCGACGACGGAGCCTCCGTGCCCGGCGGCTGGACGGAGATCGAGGTTCCGTCGCTGGCCGAGCGCGTCGAGGACATCCCCGCGCTCGCCGCCCAGTTCCTGGCGCAGTTCGCCGAGCAGCAGGGCGTCGCGCCGGTGGGCTTCACGGCGGAGGCGCGCCGCTGGCTCGTCGAGGAGCCGTGGCCCGGGAACGTGCGCGAGCTGCGCGAGCGCGTCCGGCAGGCGCTCCGCCTGGCGGGCGGAGGCGCGATCTCGATCGAGGCGCTGATGCTCGCGACCGAGGGCGACGACATCCCGTCGTTCAAGGAGGCGAAGCGCGCGTTCGAGACGCGCTACGTCGAGAGTCTGCTGCGACGCTGTGGCGGCAACATCAGCCGCGCGGCGCGCCTCGCGAAGAAGGACCGCAAGGACTTCTACGACGTCATCCGCAGGACGGGCGTCGACCCGCAGGACTTCCGCTCCTAG